The nucleotide window GAGCGCTGTGTAATCCACTACGCCCTGCCCGATGGAAGAATTGTGCCCTTCTGTACCTTCAATGTAATACCAGAGCTCTATAGGGACAAGGTTCAAGCTCAGTTCAGCTACAGCTGGGAAGAATGGAAAGCCCTCCACCCAGACTGGGAGTACAGTAAAGACAAGTACGTAAGAACCAGGGAGTTCATTGAAAAGATGAAGCAAAGCGAGCTGTATAAGAAGACCTACATCGACATAAAGAACTACTTCGGGTGATTGCAATGATGAGGTTAGATATAAAATTCGGCAAAATAACTCCCGATGAAGCGAGGGAGATGCAGTACAAGCTTTCACTCGATGCAGCTGTCTATAGGGTCTTCCTCAACGGGTACTCCAAGTACGGGTATGTGGTATTCGATAACTCCAAACTTCCAAAAGAAAAGCTCTTGGAGATGCTTAAGCCCTTTGAGCCGGAAGTCATTAGCGAAAAGGAGCTAACCCTTCAAGAGCTTGTTGAAAACAGCTTGAGCCGGAAGAATATAATTTCAGCGTAATCTCTCTTTTTAAAATTTAAAAAGCTAGAGGAGCTTTATTTTTATTTTTCCTGCAATGTCGGGTTCTTCAAGTTTAAACGAAACTATGCCGCTGAAAGAAGATAAGTCAACGATGTTTCTGCCTCTTTTTATCCCGATGGACTCTTCACAAGCCCTCTCGGGAGGAAGGGAAAGGTCGTACTCATATACGGTCAATTTATTGTCCTTGCTTGAGTTTACTATCAGCTTTGGTTCCCCGTACCCATCGAGGGGTACGCCTCCAAAGGCTTTTGCTCCAAAGAGCTCACCTACTTTTGCCAGAGCGGCAGTTTTGAGGGAGATACTAAGAGCTGGAGGCTTTCTATGGATTACATCTTCGTCGAGAACAACGATATCCTTGTTGCCGGTATCAAATGGCGTAGCCTCTAAAGCCCCCGTGTTAGGGGTGGTGTTTGTTCCGAGGAGTATCTTTCCGAAGGCTTTCTCTATGCTCGTTATTCTCGCACCGAAAGCTCCCACAACCTTAACCATTGGAGGGGCTACATAAAGGAGCAGGGAAGGAGCGTTTATGGTGTTTGTAAATTCTGCCATAACCCTACTTCCCTCATTCATTGGCCTGTAGATCGCATCATGATGGGCATTGTAAGCTATCAGTATCCCTCCCCCCATTGGGAGAGCGTTTGTTCTCATAGGGGTATAGAAGCTTGGAAAGTCCAGCAACCTAAAGAATGTCATCTCCTCACCGTTAAGGGGATTGCCCACAAACATTCCTCCCCTCACAAAGGCAAAAACCCTGTTGTATGCACTCTCCATGTCACCCAGAACTGGCCTCACGGGAGGATTTCCGTCTACAGAACTCACAGCTACTGGAAAAGCTTCCCATTTTCTTGTAATTAGATCAAATGCATGCAGCTCTCTCACTCCCCAATCAAAGTTCTTTCCAACTCCGAAGAAGACGGTGTCATGTACAAGAGTCCCCTTAAGACTTGGATTTTCATTGAGAAGCTCTGCCTCCCCCGTTTTCCTGTCAAGTTCGTATATGCCGAGGTGTGCATGCCCATCTTCCCTTGCTATAAGGAGCTTGTCCTCATAGGGGTCGTAGATTATATCGCTCACTTCTCCCGCCCAATCTGTTTTGTGGTGGATAGAGTCTTTCCACAGAAGCCTTACTTCGTCGTTTTCTGTATCGTATTCGTGAACGTGAGAGTATTTGTTGACAAAACTTATTGTCGATTTCTCGTTCTTTCCTTCATAGACTGCCGGGGCATGAACCCAGCCCCCAAAGTAAATAAACTCATCAACAGTCTCAACCGCATTGTAGGTGTCTCCTCCCGAAGTTGGTCCTTCACCAACGAGGTCAAACTCGTACACCTTCTTTGAGTCTTCCCGTATAAAATGCGCCTGAGCCTCAAATGCCACCGTGAAGTACAAAACGCCGTTGTGATACCTCAAACCAAATATTCCACCACTTCCCCATTCGGGACCATAACGAGGTGGAAACCTGTTTAGATGTTTTAGGATTCTCACGAATATCACCATTAAAAGTTGTATCTCTAAGATTTAAAACATTGTGCAACTCAGGAGAACCCCATCTACCATCTTTTGCCATTTTTTCAAAAAATTTGTCAAAAAACTTAAATTTTGTGCATTCTTCATGGAAATGGTGAGCAAAATGATACCAAGAACTATGAGTACTCAGCATCCCGACAATGTATTCATACCTTTTTTTGCTCATGAGGCTGCCCTTGGAGGAGAGGATGAAGTGGTTGAAGCGTTCTATGCTTTCAGCGTTCTTGGAGTAGACGAGCAGATGTGGGATTTCGAAGGAAAGGAGGTTGACGAATTCGTTGTAAAGAAATTACTGGAAAAATATGGAAGCTTTTTCAGAAAAAGAAAGCTTGGCAAGGACTTTAGGATCACACCCCGTGTGCCAAATCCAAGTGTGGAGAAAGCAGAGGCAAAGCTTTTGCTTGAAACGCTTGAAAGTATTCCCAGATCCGCCGACTATGCAAAGTTATTTTACGGAGAGGAAATCGCTCCAATTTTTGAAGTTATATTACCCATGACAACTTCTTCTGAAGAAATCGAAAGGGTGTACGAGCTTTACAGAAGGTATATCATAGGAAAGCAGTACAAAAGGGTGTACGACGTTAAAATCTACGAGTGGATTGGAGAATTTTATCCAGAAGAGATAAACATAATTCCCTTATTCGAGACAAAAGAAGCCATTCTGAACTCCCACGAAATCCTGGAGGAATATCTAACCGGAAAAAACTTTGAGTACCAGAGGGTATTTTTGGCCAGAAGCGACCCTGCAATGAACTATGGTCTCATAAGTGCGGTAATGTATGACAAATATGCTTTATTCAAACTCCAAGAACTTGAAGAAGAACTAAGCATCCCCATATATCCAATAATCGGTGTCGGTGGAGTCCCTTTTAGGGGACATTTCACACCCAAGAATGTTGATGCAGTAATGGAAGAATATCCCAGCGCCCAGACCTTTACTGTCCAAAGCTCATTTAAATATGATAATGAGCCTAAAGAAGTTATCAAAGCTATTGAAAAGGTAAAAGGTACAAAAAGAAAAGAAACGCCAGCAATTGATGAGAGAATATTTGGGATACTCGACAAATATGAAGAAGAATACACCAAGGAACTTAAGATTCTCGCCCCATATATACGAGAGGTTGCAAAGGCTGTTCCCTCAAGAAGGAAAAGGAAGCTTCACATAGGGCTCTTTGGGTATTCAAGAGAGGTCAATGGAGAAGCCCTTCCGAGGGCTATAAAGTTCACGGCATCTCTGTACTCTCTCGGAATACCTCCAGAAATCCTAGGATTAAGAGCGCTAAGTGAAAAGGAGCTGGAGACAATATGTGAACACTACAGGGGGCTTTATAATGATATATCTTTTGCGTTAAGATTTTTTAATCCAAAAGCGGCTTCCCATTTCAAATTTTTGGAAGATATAGCTAAAATGCAAAAAGAAATGGGCATAGAAAGGAACGAAAAACATCTGGAAATCACCACTCAGATACTGAATGGAAAAATTGAAGAGAGCCTTGTGGTAGAGGCGGCTGGTATCAGAGGATTTCTCGGCTGACCTCCTTTCCGCCTTTAGCGAGAGGTTAAGCTTTAATCCCTCGCCAATGGCGGAGAGGTTTACGGGCCCATCACCTACTCCCGTTGCCGGTTTCGGTTCAGCCCGAGGGCACGGTCTTGTGTCCGTTACCCCTATCCCCAAAGGGGACTTGGGATTATGGTTTGAGAGGCGAATCTCCAGTTTTTGACTGCTCTAAAGGGTAGTTTCTCAAGGACGCCTTACGGCGTCAACCACTCCAAGGCGGAGTGGTA belongs to Thermococcus bergensis and includes:
- the ppcA gene encoding phosphoenolpyruvate carboxylase, whose protein sequence is MIPRTMSTQHPDNVFIPFFAHEAALGGEDEVVEAFYAFSVLGVDEQMWDFEGKEVDEFVVKKLLEKYGSFFRKRKLGKDFRITPRVPNPSVEKAEAKLLLETLESIPRSADYAKLFYGEEIAPIFEVILPMTTSSEEIERVYELYRRYIIGKQYKRVYDVKIYEWIGEFYPEEINIIPLFETKEAILNSHEILEEYLTGKNFEYQRVFLARSDPAMNYGLISAVMYDKYALFKLQELEEELSIPIYPIIGVGGVPFRGHFTPKNVDAVMEEYPSAQTFTVQSSFKYDNEPKEVIKAIEKVKGTKRKETPAIDERIFGILDKYEEEYTKELKILAPYIREVAKAVPSRRKRKLHIGLFGYSREVNGEALPRAIKFTASLYSLGIPPEILGLRALSEKELETICEHYRGLYNDISFALRFFNPKAASHFKFLEDIAKMQKEMGIERNEKHLEITTQILNGKIEESLVVEAAGIRGFLG
- a CDS encoding DUF2139 domain-containing protein, producing MVIFVRILKHLNRFPPRYGPEWGSGGIFGLRYHNGVLYFTVAFEAQAHFIREDSKKVYEFDLVGEGPTSGGDTYNAVETVDEFIYFGGWVHAPAVYEGKNEKSTISFVNKYSHVHEYDTENDEVRLLWKDSIHHKTDWAGEVSDIIYDPYEDKLLIAREDGHAHLGIYELDRKTGEAELLNENPSLKGTLVHDTVFFGVGKNFDWGVRELHAFDLITRKWEAFPVAVSSVDGNPPVRPVLGDMESAYNRVFAFVRGGMFVGNPLNGEEMTFFRLLDFPSFYTPMRTNALPMGGGILIAYNAHHDAIYRPMNEGSRVMAEFTNTINAPSLLLYVAPPMVKVVGAFGARITSIEKAFGKILLGTNTTPNTGALEATPFDTGNKDIVVLDEDVIHRKPPALSISLKTAALAKVGELFGAKAFGGVPLDGYGEPKLIVNSSKDNKLTVYEYDLSLPPERACEESIGIKRGRNIVDLSSFSGIVSFKLEEPDIAGKIKIKLL
- a CDS encoding DUF3213 domain-containing protein, with amino-acid sequence MMRLDIKFGKITPDEAREMQYKLSLDAAVYRVFLNGYSKYGYVVFDNSKLPKEKLLEMLKPFEPEVISEKELTLQELVENSLSRKNIISA